The sequence below is a genomic window from Uranotaenia lowii strain MFRU-FL chromosome 2, ASM2978415v1, whole genome shotgun sequence.
CAGGGCACGATCAATTGATCTACATGTTAGAGAGTAGGTACGGAGAGCATTGAATGGATCTGCTGATTGGTGATTTACATAATCCACATAGAGCCCAAACGATTCCCAgggtcgattttttttcgaacttcaacatGGAGAGAGTGTAGATCGATCGAAACAGATTCAAAAGAAGTTCACTTGTTGTCGacatacatttaaaaataaacgtaTGTGCCTACacgctagaaactattaaaccatatatgtttcaaaaataaccatttttgaccttttcccgggaaatgtcattttatgagttctctatgagaacccataaaatgacttttcggggagaagtagaaatatggttattttttaaccgtaaGAAAGATTAccgtagaaattgaaaaatggttatttttcaaccgtaagAGCTGTTTTGTGCGATTTGTGAAATTGATTACAATTGTCGAAGGAATTTAGATGAACAAGAGTCATCAggataattattttatttcttataaACTATGATAATACTTATAAACTATGACCCATTTGATAGCCTTTTAATTTAAGCAAAAGTAAAGTTCCCCCACGAGCGCTACCGGGATGGGATGGATGGATGGCCTCTTGCGGAATGGCCAATACAATAATCACTAGTCTGCTATCCTTAACGGGGTGAGGGTGGAGGAGGCGGGTCTGGCGAATAACCTTTGACTCGCTGgtgatgttttccatacattcCGGCCCGTTCCAGCTGCTTCCGGATGGTGTGAAACACAATTCCTTTTGTACTTCCATTAGCTGTGGCTGATAACGATGGACCGGTGAGTGAGTCCTCGCCCTATTGAATGTTGTTGGTGTATCTGTCGTGCCTAAACCGGCGTCATCCAATCGGtaccctgaaattttttttgtttatgatgtTGGGATCGACAAATAATTGGAAGATATCACTTACCTTTCTCCATCTCCTACAAATCCGAAGTTTCCACGATTTCCAGAACCGATTTTTCTGTAAACTGGATGCTGTTCCGCGGAAGAAAACAATTTGCTTAATGGGCGTCCGGCTGTAATTGccgctttcaaaatggcgatatcaaattattcaaccattttctggtttatactcgaaaactagcaaaatggttcaaattctttctagaaaaattgttgaaaaataaccatattgacgGTTTTGgagtaaatatcataaaatggttatttaagaatCATAAATGGTTATAACAAAATGAGCGTGTATAGCTTTATTGCAATCTGAAGATAGATGATCAAATTGGGTGAAAAGGTCAGCCCAAAGCAGGGAGGTTCGATTTTGCGTGTTTGCACACAAATTCCATACCTAATGGCTTGGATTTACGATGGGGTTATTCAACCGATTGGCCGGTCACAGAAAAAAGCCACTAGGTTCAAGAAAACGCACTAAGGCGGACGAGAAGCTTAATCATGTAACAGTATACGTGCTAAGAGATCATTTCAGCCCATATATTATTAGACGACAGCATAACTAATTGATCTATTTCCGTTAGAAATTAGTTTGAGAGCTATAAGCAAATACATCGCCCAAGAGACCGATCATAAGAAACGAATTACACAAGCGCAGGATTAAAGGCAGGTAACGAAGAAAGCTGAGCCAAGCGATCTAGGCCAGGCATCTGTCAGTCGTTCCTCCGGGCAAATGTGCTGCACCGTTTTCCCCGACATTTTGCGCAAATATGCTAAAAGTGCACCCTGGCGCAAAGTCAGCGTAAGCCCATGCGCAAGTGAAGCGAGAGTGCGTTACGATGCGTTAGATTATCGCGCCGCTTGGCACACGCACGCACGCCGATTATGTGATAACGGAAAGCGCCAGTAAAAATAGAAGAATCTGCTGGCGGGGTCGCTGATTTATGGTTCAACGCCTGGTTAGAGTCCAGTTCGATCGCGCGGTTCGATAATTTAGCCCGGAGATTAACTGCTGGGAGGGTGGCATGATAAGTGGGGGTGCCAGCGACGTTTAATATAGGTACACATAACGAAAATTGTTTCTCCCTTCGAGCTGTGGCGCAATATGCCCGTAACAGGGTTCGGGAAATTGGCAACGATCAGCAATAATGGTGACAAGTGGTAGAttggatattttgaaattatcgaaAAGGTTCCTTTGCGTTAATCCTATCGATTTTAtatgaatgataaaaataaatcttatccTGAGGGAAGTAGGCGTTGTCTAGATGGCACCCCACGTGTTTTTTCGGGTCTgtaaaaatttcactaaattttttgtttaatagtGATTATTAGATTAATTGTTCGAAAAAACATTCAACGAGTAGTCGGAGGTCAACTGAAACATTGATCAGAGGAAGTGATTTGAACAGGCTTGAGAAAGGATAGTTCATTCAATTCACTGTGTGCaagtggtttgatttttttgcgcAGGTTTTGTGTGTGTTGAAAATGGTCCGTATTAttagaaatctgttttttttttgtgtaaaaatgtGTTGGCTCAGTGCTTTAATATTGAATTGGGCATTTTGGAtgctaatttttcaaaattttcaataaatttgtttaacgACTGGTTGATTTCCGACCGCTCCTACCAGCATAAACGCCTAAACTCTCTCGAAAGCTACCACATCAAGGCAACCGCTCACGCAGTAAACTACAGAACAGATGTCGAAGAAGTTTCTCCCGTATACACCGACATCATCCATGAAGTAAGTTCCCACAACAAGAAAGCTCCGACCAAAACAAACCAACGAAACCAGCCATCCAGTCAGTCATCATCATATCATCATGAACAATCACCTATAAGTTTAAGTAACCAAACTGATATACTCCAACAATTGTAACACATATTCAACACACACAGTTTAATATTATCATCCAAAACACAAACCAATATCTTTACTCCATTTCCAACCATATATTTCACCAATACCAAAACATGCCAAACGTAAAcaattccaaaaacaaaaacaacaaaacagttAAGAGTAGGCCTATAAAAATAGTAGACAGCTATTACAAGTGAAACACTAATTAAAATGTGTAAAACCCCATTTCGCAAAAAACCGTAAGTCACAATATTTATCTCTACGCTCCTAAAAATCATAACACATAGTTTATCGACAGCAGAACCACCGAATCAAAAGCTCCCATCTAGTCCCACACCCATAGCCAGATCTACAGTACAATACCTAGTAAGTGCAACACCCATTTATAAAAGTAGTTTATTAGATGTTAATTAATtctcacaaaaataaaataaaattgtagatTCTCCTTAGAAGAAGGCCAAGAccaaaggccgaaacgtcggataatATGTAAACGTACTGTTTTTgatcaatattatttttgactgaaaatgCCAAtcgaaaaatctaatttttcaaaatgaagacTGGGAAAGTAAACTAGCTAGTAAACTAGGAAAGTTCTAGCTACAGTCATAGCCATCTCGGCATGCTGCGATAAAATAGGTACAGAGTACTGTGATTTTGTGgacaacataaaaattatttaagccTTTTTGGTATAATAATAAGTTCCCTTTAATTATAGGGGAACAAGGGAGGGTACAAGGAATTGTGAATGGCAACAAGGTAATTTGTATCATCATTGAAAAGGGTGGGTGTGCCTCATTTCGCTATATATTGTCAGAGGTTTTCAGATTTGATAAGGGTAAGCCAAATCTTCAATTGtaagatataaatttttttggtaactaagttccaaaCTCTTTTTTGCACTCGGTTGAagattgaaataataatttcagctttaattttcgaaaactaaTGTCTTTTTTAgagtgtgtcgatgttcctaatatggcactaattgttcctaattgTTAACatatgtgttcctaattatggaaaTACAAAGGAAAAGTGCATCAGCGTACCAAATATTACATTATTTGTTCCTGATTCTGCATATGATTATGTTTCTTATTAGTTTAATGAGGAAAttcttgaaatatatttttttatcataacttaTAATGTTATTTGGAATATGACCAGAGAAAACATGCCTATTAAAGTTCTTCACCAAATTCGTTTATAccagttttgaagaaagtagtgCATGTTAAgcctataaaaaaatcaaacttttcattcttcaattgttttttttaacatttttttttcatttaatatttattatatttgaataaatagaaaatttgaagaacTGACTACAAATAAGTTTATAACGTAttttattcagaatttttttttattttccatttcgcGTGGAGGTTTCTCAAATTGGTTTTCGATTTGAGGACGAATTAAGAAGCTTTTGACTATCATCGCCAATTACATGTgacaaatttcgattttccagGTTTGTAGCAGACTCCAAGAAGTTTTCCTGTTGCTCTTCAATCATTATTGAAATATGGGTATAACAATTCTAAATACACATGAGCAGCCaactgttttctatacattggaataatttttatgttaaaatttcctgcaattttcgagaaaacgattttattgtaaaagttGTCTAAATTATCGGACCTCAAATTGTGCAGGTGTAATGCGAAAAAGAAACTTTCTTTggcaatatttttgtaaaattttaatgaaatcgcaagaaactgatattttttatacGATTAAGCtgtaattaataaaaatctatgtttttattatttaaaacataaagCAAAAGTTGTGGTTGCCATGCTTTGAAATCAGTTCAtccatttaaaaactttataaaatctgttttgagaacTCCTGATCTCTTTTGGGATGTTGATTTAAGCCTAGATTCAAagtataaatgataaaaatcctaAATTTATACCGTTTTACCTGTGTTTGGGTAgtgaaattttacaaacatgaagtaacctacaaaaacattttcgtatTCGCTGTTGGCGGCGATAAACAAAATCTCAATTATTCTACTTTCTAATAATTATTAAGCCTTCATAAAGACCTTAAATTTGTTGTACTTTTGATGTTCAATTAAAttagaaaccaaattttttgtttcaagcttCAGTACGTATAATTTTTGAAGCTCAAAATATTTTGGCAATTTAAAAAAGGTCAATATATTTCATCAATAGTtgtgtaaacaattttttttaattttttagtttgtATGTTCATAAATCTCTCACATGTCTGATGTTCAAAGCGTATAACCCTCAAAATGTATTGATTAGATTTGTTTTCTTAACGGCTGTAGGCGCATTTTACTCGAGAGGCACATCCAGGATAATTTTCTCCTAATGTAGTAATTTAAGCATCATGATAtgtcattttaaaatcaaatcgttgTTCTAGCAAATAGTTCAATGGTTCAAATAAgttcttttgaacttttgaacaaCGATTTTCTTTGGCTTATATGAAAAGCTTCCTTAAATTAAATTGTAGCCATAGTTTCTTTAAGCTGTGAAGCTTCATGTCTATTTCCAGAACTTCTTTGGGGTTTCTTATAAAAATagtctttcaaaaatatattttccccCTATCAATAACGCTTTAAAATacacgaaatttaaaaaaattatcgtgtTTTAACTTATAACCATTTATTTTACAGTAccttgaaaataaagttaagggggggggtagggtctaacactttcaaaaaattgattttttttattttttattttcttattgtaaaacatttcaagaatgttgtgtcaaattttcaagtcaattgaagcaaaactgtagaagttataggcctttatctcctcctatctaatactgcaagaaagcaagagcagaaacttcaaacgcgtttttctcgaaagcacatttttaaagtccgtggacatcgtcatttgaaaactacttatccgattcttttcaaatttggagcatattttctacatataaaataccagaccccaacgtttttcttttttgatttttttttactttggggagattttagaggtgaaaaatggcgaatttttaagtgaaaaatcgtagttttcacttcaaacagccacaaaaatttcataaaaatatttttaagttaaataaaaacgttggggtccagaaaaacatctattaaaaatattttgctctgattttttgacttcagatgattctgtgctgagatacagtgtccaccgcaaatcctgttttctaaaaggcatcctcgaaaatgctccgtcaccggctcattgtTCAATAttcttctacgaaaaaattactaaatgttcttttaacaatgctttgtataatgcaaaaaatttgaatacatttgtttgaacgatagctctagaaaaaaatcgtgaaaatggtgttttttttatacccgttagaccctacccccccttaagatCAAATTAGTTTTAACAACTCAACGGCAATCATAATC
It includes:
- the LOC129749773 gene encoding uncharacterized protein LOC129749773, which codes for MEKGYRLDDAGLGTTDTPTTFNRARTHSPVHRYQPQLMEVQKELCFTPSGSSWNGPECMENITSESKVIRQTRLLHPHPVKDSRLVIIVLAIPQEAIHPSHPGSARGGTLLLLKLKGYQMGHSL